Proteins from one Bombus pyrosoma isolate SC7728 linkage group LG16, ASM1482585v1, whole genome shotgun sequence genomic window:
- the LOC122576548 gene encoding uncharacterized protein LOC122576548 isoform X3, translating into MQRINRSEDNSEYVYIYMSLYRKQLGRTEIISKWSFYAESSTGESLLFSPPMREILEGLWQYMAN; encoded by the exons ATGCAAAGAATTAATCGTTCGGAAGACAACAGCGAAtacgtttatatttacatgtCACTATACCGCAAGCAGCTCGGTCGTACCGAGATAATAAG taaaTGGTCATTCTACGCTGAGAGTTCTACGGGCGagtctctccttttctctcctcCCATGAGAGAAATACTAGAAGGTTTATGGCAGTAT ATGGCAAACTGA
- the LOC122576548 gene encoding uncharacterized protein LOC122576548 isoform X2: MQRINRSEDNSEYVYIYMSLYRKQLGRTEIISKWSFYAESSTGESLLFSPPMREILEGLWQYVISREKVKENLLLLGF; the protein is encoded by the exons ATGCAAAGAATTAATCGTTCGGAAGACAACAGCGAAtacgtttatatttacatgtCACTATACCGCAAGCAGCTCGGTCGTACCGAGATAATAAG taaaTGGTCATTCTACGCTGAGAGTTCTACGGGCGagtctctccttttctctcctcCCATGAGAGAAATACTAGAAGGTTTATGGCAGTAT GTAATCTCCAGAGAGAAAGTTAAAGAAAATCTTCTACTACTTGGTTTTTGA
- the LOC122576548 gene encoding uncharacterized protein LOC122576548 isoform X1: MQRINRSEDNSEYVYIYMSLYRKQLGRTEIISKWSFYAESSTGESLLFSPPMREILEGLWQYVSQQNSVDQRFSAFTYFYSLSIPTLIYAIVLCGRSNFHHQFVTDGKLKDVDESSTND; this comes from the exons ATGCAAAGAATTAATCGTTCGGAAGACAACAGCGAAtacgtttatatttacatgtCACTATACCGCAAGCAGCTCGGTCGTACCGAGATAATAAG taaaTGGTCATTCTACGCTGAGAGTTCTACGGGCGagtctctccttttctctcctcCCATGAGAGAAATACTAGAAGGTTTATGGCAGTATGTGAGTCAGCAAAATTCCGTAGACCAGCGATTCTCAGCTTTCACTTATTTCTATTCATTGTCGATTCCTACTTTAATATATGCCATTGTCTTATGCGGTCGTTCGAATTTTCATCACCAATTTGTTACAGATGGCAAACTGAAAGATGTCGATGAGTCATCTACGAATGATTAA
- the LOC122576538 gene encoding uncharacterized protein LOC122576538 isoform X2, with translation MFGFAWRFLFLFLLGTCFCLCSTDPARSVRAIKGRFRTSYAAWRIVLCLTQPQGSLKTDVQKAWEKARLESSHADMNVSFIEAPVKTDSLSYPLSLLSKFCNEIKAGKTVLSLIIGGGSAAKFLVTAAASLNIPALWLPFTHEDFLRQGNIGQYESRIGSSTREVGAAAAALMHRANWHAFTLLIDTTLLPMTHLLHANQTTLTPRTIIHLPTNDKTLRMRLKRVAEEGGSGGVIVMGCDLNSARRILAVAGKYEMLAGRFLWLWLDLKAELRPNEPNIISSTIIHSSRSSIATNENPSPVESINRNVNLVAESQLSLNSLPSLANDIHRLQEYRWQSERSVNKQEDRSFNFDDDEDIRIMDKELNSKDFMPVGMLALRPSGIKLMGSDTILSRMIRETSQALDETFLEVKPRLNRLGEAQLEENFVPECFPKSNAKFLMSKMRHNVSKTLTQKLRNSVSQLSKDKAKFQLLNLQAIRFPGNKTQLRWTKVGTVKGGKEVHLDTIIWPGGGIVPAYLEQGGEKIGMPMYRIVTALAPPFTMVTNLQEGLCLRGLFCRQENTLMCCYGLSMDLMSLVSRELGFRYDLYLVKDGLFGKRNGSTWNGIMGELVSGRAQLAFAPLSVSARRAEVVDFTTPYFFSGVSFLTAPKLKSEISLFAFLFPFSTELWIAVFTSLNFTAIAVALYEWFSPFGLNPWGRQRSKNFSIASALWVMWGLLCGHLVAFKAPKSWPNKFLINIWGGFSVIFVASYTANIAALIAGLFFHPAVSNYHDKSLLLQRVGAPRASAAEYYVQKANTQLWSHMARYSLSNIAEGVEKLRNGTLDILIADTPILDYYRAIDDGCRLQKIGDTINEDTYAVALTKGHPLKESISKVIANYTSTGLLDILQEKWYGGLPCIRGREGMDTGLDHEQGGQPRPLGVASVAGVFCLLGMGVVLGTIILAGEHLFYKYTLPRLRHRPEDSIWRSRNVMFFSQKLYRFINCVELVSPHHAARELVHTVRQGQIASLFQKSVKREHEQRRRRKSKAQFFEMIQEIRRVQQEEKIETVSEEQEKEEEEKTVKGRERSKSKSPLMPRSPKRSEKSRSSINLSSSRLGLSPVSLEAPMKPREFTLSSTNLRARSPLETVGRRLSHGDGGSPPPRLGSNFGGSATLRPLAPTKSDSTGSTTPTIKGESTGGGAPTPRYTRSPAKRGQSFPVFATLRPPHSSSHQMSKSPLLSPNNELTSAIGRKLSREWGSGTLDISRSSETVAGGCSYTLNQEMTLSLERPSHEKIQNDPLPIKKPIRRARSHENRDTGKLMTDLPSPRLTAQPVVGGRSVSERTKKQLESELKAILSARAHHRDLHPP, from the exons ATGTTCGGCTTCGCTTGGAGATTTCTATTCCTCTTTTTGCTGGGTACTTGTTTCTGTCTCTGCTCTACGGATCCTGCCAGATCTGTGAGAGCCATTAAGGGACGGTTTCGAACATCTTACGCTGCATGGCGTATCGTGCTGTGTCTGACACAACCACAGGGTTCATTGAAGACAGATGTACAAAAAGCATGGGAGAAGGCAAGGCTGGAGTCATCTCATGCAGACATGAACGTGTCTTTCATAGAGGCACCAGTCAAGACAGATTCGCTGTCTTATCCTCTGTCACTGTTAAGCAAATTCTGTAATGAAATCAAAGCTGGGAAAACTGTGTTGAGTCTCATCATTGGAGGGGGATCTGCAGCCAAATTTCTCGTCACTGCTGCAGCTTCCTTGAATATTCCAGCCTTGTGGCTACCATTTACACACGAGGATTTCCTTAGACAG GGAAATATTGGTCAATACGAAAGTCGTATAGGTTCTAGTACAAGGGAAGTGGGAGCAGCTGCTGCTGCCTTAATGCATAGAGCAAATTGGCATGCATTCACTCTCCTTATAGACACTACCTTGCTGCCAATGACTCATCTTTTACACGCGAACCAAACGACCTTAACACCTAGAACTATTATACATCTTCCAACGAATGACAAAACCTTAAGGATGAGACTCAAAAGAGTTGCCGAAGAGGGTGGCAGTGGAGGAGTCATAGTGATGGGTTGTGACTTGAACAGTGCACGAAGAATCCTAGCTGTGGCTGGTAAATATGAAATGCTTGCAGGAAGATTTCTGTGGCTCTGGTTGGATCTGAAAGCAGAACTGAGACCCAATGAACCAAATATAATCAGTTCTACTATTATACACAGCTCAAGATCGTCGATAGCAACGAATGAAAATCCTTCACCCGTAGAGAGTATAAACCGAAACGTGAATCTCGTAGCGGAAAGCCAGTTATCGTTAAACTCTTTGCCCAGTTTAGCGAACGATATACATCGATTACAAGAATATAGGTGGCAGAGCGAGAGGTCTGTGAACAAACAAGAAGATAGAAGCTTTAATTTTGACGACGACGAGGATATTAGAATAATGGACAAAGAATTGAATTCCAAGGATTTTATGCCAGTCGGTATGCTAGCTTTGAGACCCTCTGGTATAAAATTGATGGGTAGTGACACTATATTATCCAGAATGATCAGGGAGACCTCTCAGGCGCTGGACGAAACATTCTTAGAAGTGAAACCCAGACTGAATCGTTTGGGAGAAGCTCAGCTCGAAGAGAACTTCGTACCAGAATGCTTTCCAAAAAGTAACGCCAAATTTTTGATGAGCAAAATGAGGCACAATGTTTCCAAGACCTTGACTCAGAAGTTAAGAAATTCCGTGAGTCAACTTTCCAAGGACAAGGCTAAGTTCCAGTTGCTGAACTTACAAGCCATAAGATTTCCAGGAAATAAGACTCAATTGAG ATGGACGAAAGTCGGCACGGTAAAAGGTGGAAAGGAGGTTCATCTAGACACGATAATTTGGCCAGGAGGTGGAATCGTGCCAGCGTACCTGGAGCAAGGAGGCGAAAAAATTGGCATGCCGATGTATCGCATAGTAACAGCACTGGCACCACCGTTTACGATGGTTACGAATCTACAGGAAGGTCTTTGCTTGAGAGGACTGTTTTGTCGTCAAGAAAATACATTGATGTGTTGTTACGGTCTAAGCATGGACTTGATGTCCCTGGTGTCTCGTGAACTAGGATTCCGATACGACTTGTATCTGGTAAAAGATGGCCTGTTCGGCAAGAGAAACGGCAGCACATGGAACGGAATCATGGGAGAACTGGTCTCTGGTCGAGCTCAATTAGCCTTCGCACCACTCAGCGTGTCTGCACGTAGAGCAGAAGTAGTCGACTTCACGACACCGTATTTCTTCAGTGGGGTCAGCTTCCTCACAGCGCCAAAGCTCAAGTCAGAAATCTCGCTATTTGCTTTCCTATTTCCATTCAGCACAGAGCTGTGGATCGCTGTTTTTACGTCGTTGAATTTTACTGCCATAGCAGTGGCACTGTACGAATGGTTCAGTCCATTCGGCCTGAACCCATGGGGTAGACAACGAAGCAAGAACTTCTCGATAGCTTCTGCTTTGTGGGTAATGTGGGGTCTTCTTTGTGGACATTTGGTCGCCTTCAAGGCACCAAAGTCTTGGCCTAACAAGTTTCTAATCAACATTTGGGGCGGTTTCTCCGTTATCTTCGTGGCTTCCTATACGGCCAATATAGCTGCCCTTATCGCGGGTCTCTTTTTCCACCCTGCAGTGAGCAATTATCATGATAAAAGT TTACTGTTGCAAAGGGTTGGAGCACCAAGAGCATCAGCAGCCGAATACTATGTACAGAAAGCAAACACACAATTGTGGTCTCACATGGCCAGATATTCTTTGTCGAACATCGCCGAGGGCGTggagaaattaagaaatggTACTTTAGATATTCTCATAGCTGATACTCCTATTTTAGATTACTATCGGGCGATAGACGATGGTTGTCGATTACAAAAGATCGGAGACACCATAAATGAAGACACATATGCCGTTGCCCTTACTAAGGGCCATCCTTTGAAAGAAAGTATATCTAAAGTTATAGCTAATTACACGAGCACTGGACTACTAGATATCTTGCAAGAAAAATG GTATGGTGGTTTACCTTGTATtcgaggaagagaaggaaTGGATACTGGCCTTGACCATGAACAAGGGGGACAACCCAGACCTCTGGGTGTAGCTTCTGTTGCCGGCGTATTCTGTCTTCTAGGAATGGGCGTTGTACTTGGTACAATTATTTTAGCTGGAGAACActtgttttacaaatatacgTTGCCCAGATTGAGACATAGACCGGAGGACTCTATATGGCGCAGCCGTAACGTGATGTTCTTCTCACAGAAATTGTATAGATTCATCAATTGCGTGGAGCTGGTGTCGCCACACCACGCTGCCAGAGAACTGGTTCACACGGTACGACAGGGACAGATCGCCTCCCTGTTTCAAAAAAGTGTCAAGCGA GAACACGAACAACGTCGAAGGCGCAAAAGTAAAGCTCAGTTCTTCGAGATGATCCAGGAGATCCGGAG AGTCCAACaagaggaaaaaatagaaactgtATCGGAAGagcaagaaaaagaggaagaggaaaaaactgtaaaaggaagagaaagaagcaaaagCAAGAGCCCTTTGATGCCTCGAAGTCCAAAGAGATCAGAGAAAAGCAGAAGTTCGATCAATTTATCAAGCTCCAGGCTAGGATTGTCTCCGGTCAGCCTGGAGGCCCCAATGAAGCCCAGAGAATTCACTCTGAGCAGCACTAACCTCAGAGCAAGAAGCCCTTTGGAAACAGTAGGTCGTCGCTTGAGCCACGGAGATGGAGGATCACCACCACCGCGTCTAGGCTCTAATTTCGGCGGCAGTGCAACGCTAAGACCCCTAGCGCCAACGAAAAGCGATTCCACCGGAAGTACGACACCAACGATCAAGGGTGAATCCACTGGGGGAGGTGCTCCTACACCCAGATACACGAGAAGTCCTGCAAAACGAGGGCAATCGTTCCCAGTGTTTGCCACGTTGAGGCCACCACACTCGTCCAGCCATCAAATGTCCAAGAGCCCATTATTATCCCCTAATAATGAGCTAACTTCCGCTATCGGACGGAAACTATCTCGTGAATGGGGTTCGGGAACTCTAGATATCAGCAGGTCCTCCGAAACGGTCGCTGGCGGCTGCTCTTATACGCTGAACCAGGAAATGACGTTATCCTTAGAGCGGCCGTCTCATGAGAAGATTCAGAACGATCCCTTACCCATCAAGAAGCCTATAAGAAGAGCCAGAAGCCATGAGAACAGAGACACCGGCAAGCTGATGACCGATCTACCATCACCAAGACTCACCGCTCAACCGGTGGTAGGAGGCCGATCGGtaagcgaacgaacgaaaaagcAGTTAGAGTCCGAATTGAAAGCGATTTTAAGTGCCAGAGCCCACCACCGCGACCTTCATCCCCCTTGA
- the LOC122576538 gene encoding uncharacterized protein LOC122576538 isoform X1, producing the protein MFGFAWRFLFLFLLGTCFCLCSTDPARSVRAIKGRFRTSYAAWRIVLCLTQPQGSLKTDVQKAWEKARLESSHADMNVSFIEAPVKTDSLSYPLSLLSKFCNEIKAGKTVLSLIIGGGSAAKFLVTAAASLNIPALWLPFTHEDFLRQGNIGQYESRIGSSTREVGAAAAALMHRANWHAFTLLIDTTLLPMTHLLHANQTTLTPRTIIHLPTNDKTLRMRLKRVAEEGGSGGVIVMGCDLNSARRILAVAGKYEMLAGRFLWLWLDLKAELRPNEPNIISSTIIHSSRSSIATNENPSPVESINRNVNLVAESQLSLNSLPSLANDIHRLQEYRWQSERSVNKQEDRSFNFDDDEDIRIMDKELNSKDFMPVGMLALRPSGIKLMGSDTILSRMIRETSQALDETFLEVKPRLNRLGEAQLEENFVPECFPKSNAKFLMSKMRHNVSKTLTQKLRNSVSQLSKDKAKFQLLNLQAIRFPGNKTQLRWTKVGTVKGGKEVHLDTIIWPGGGIVPAYLEQGGEKIGMPMYRIVTALAPPFTMVTNLQEGLCLRGLFCRQENTLMCCYGLSMDLMSLVSRELGFRYDLYLVKDGLFGKRNGSTWNGIMGELVSGRAQLAFAPLSVSARRAEVVDFTTPYFFSGVSFLTAPKLKSEISLFAFLFPFSTELWIAVFTSLNFTAIAVALYEWFSPFGLNPWGRQRSKNFSIASALWVMWGLLCGHLVAFKAPKSWPNKFLINIWGGFSVIFVASYTANIAALIAGLFFHPAVSNYHDKSLLLQRVGAPRASAAEYYVQKANTQLWSHMARYSLSNIAEGVEKLRNGTLDILIADTPILDYYRAIDDGCRLQKIGDTINEDTYAVALTKGHPLKESISKVIANYTSTGLLDILQEKWYGGLPCIRGREGMDTGLDHEQGGQPRPLGVASVAGVFCLLGMGVVLGTIILAGEHLFYKYTLPRLRHRPEDSIWRSRNVMFFSQKLYRFINCVELVSPHHAARELVHTVRQGQIASLFQKSVKRKEHEQRRRRKSKAQFFEMIQEIRRVQQEEKIETVSEEQEKEEEEKTVKGRERSKSKSPLMPRSPKRSEKSRSSINLSSSRLGLSPVSLEAPMKPREFTLSSTNLRARSPLETVGRRLSHGDGGSPPPRLGSNFGGSATLRPLAPTKSDSTGSTTPTIKGESTGGGAPTPRYTRSPAKRGQSFPVFATLRPPHSSSHQMSKSPLLSPNNELTSAIGRKLSREWGSGTLDISRSSETVAGGCSYTLNQEMTLSLERPSHEKIQNDPLPIKKPIRRARSHENRDTGKLMTDLPSPRLTAQPVVGGRSVSERTKKQLESELKAILSARAHHRDLHPP; encoded by the exons ATGTTCGGCTTCGCTTGGAGATTTCTATTCCTCTTTTTGCTGGGTACTTGTTTCTGTCTCTGCTCTACGGATCCTGCCAGATCTGTGAGAGCCATTAAGGGACGGTTTCGAACATCTTACGCTGCATGGCGTATCGTGCTGTGTCTGACACAACCACAGGGTTCATTGAAGACAGATGTACAAAAAGCATGGGAGAAGGCAAGGCTGGAGTCATCTCATGCAGACATGAACGTGTCTTTCATAGAGGCACCAGTCAAGACAGATTCGCTGTCTTATCCTCTGTCACTGTTAAGCAAATTCTGTAATGAAATCAAAGCTGGGAAAACTGTGTTGAGTCTCATCATTGGAGGGGGATCTGCAGCCAAATTTCTCGTCACTGCTGCAGCTTCCTTGAATATTCCAGCCTTGTGGCTACCATTTACACACGAGGATTTCCTTAGACAG GGAAATATTGGTCAATACGAAAGTCGTATAGGTTCTAGTACAAGGGAAGTGGGAGCAGCTGCTGCTGCCTTAATGCATAGAGCAAATTGGCATGCATTCACTCTCCTTATAGACACTACCTTGCTGCCAATGACTCATCTTTTACACGCGAACCAAACGACCTTAACACCTAGAACTATTATACATCTTCCAACGAATGACAAAACCTTAAGGATGAGACTCAAAAGAGTTGCCGAAGAGGGTGGCAGTGGAGGAGTCATAGTGATGGGTTGTGACTTGAACAGTGCACGAAGAATCCTAGCTGTGGCTGGTAAATATGAAATGCTTGCAGGAAGATTTCTGTGGCTCTGGTTGGATCTGAAAGCAGAACTGAGACCCAATGAACCAAATATAATCAGTTCTACTATTATACACAGCTCAAGATCGTCGATAGCAACGAATGAAAATCCTTCACCCGTAGAGAGTATAAACCGAAACGTGAATCTCGTAGCGGAAAGCCAGTTATCGTTAAACTCTTTGCCCAGTTTAGCGAACGATATACATCGATTACAAGAATATAGGTGGCAGAGCGAGAGGTCTGTGAACAAACAAGAAGATAGAAGCTTTAATTTTGACGACGACGAGGATATTAGAATAATGGACAAAGAATTGAATTCCAAGGATTTTATGCCAGTCGGTATGCTAGCTTTGAGACCCTCTGGTATAAAATTGATGGGTAGTGACACTATATTATCCAGAATGATCAGGGAGACCTCTCAGGCGCTGGACGAAACATTCTTAGAAGTGAAACCCAGACTGAATCGTTTGGGAGAAGCTCAGCTCGAAGAGAACTTCGTACCAGAATGCTTTCCAAAAAGTAACGCCAAATTTTTGATGAGCAAAATGAGGCACAATGTTTCCAAGACCTTGACTCAGAAGTTAAGAAATTCCGTGAGTCAACTTTCCAAGGACAAGGCTAAGTTCCAGTTGCTGAACTTACAAGCCATAAGATTTCCAGGAAATAAGACTCAATTGAG ATGGACGAAAGTCGGCACGGTAAAAGGTGGAAAGGAGGTTCATCTAGACACGATAATTTGGCCAGGAGGTGGAATCGTGCCAGCGTACCTGGAGCAAGGAGGCGAAAAAATTGGCATGCCGATGTATCGCATAGTAACAGCACTGGCACCACCGTTTACGATGGTTACGAATCTACAGGAAGGTCTTTGCTTGAGAGGACTGTTTTGTCGTCAAGAAAATACATTGATGTGTTGTTACGGTCTAAGCATGGACTTGATGTCCCTGGTGTCTCGTGAACTAGGATTCCGATACGACTTGTATCTGGTAAAAGATGGCCTGTTCGGCAAGAGAAACGGCAGCACATGGAACGGAATCATGGGAGAACTGGTCTCTGGTCGAGCTCAATTAGCCTTCGCACCACTCAGCGTGTCTGCACGTAGAGCAGAAGTAGTCGACTTCACGACACCGTATTTCTTCAGTGGGGTCAGCTTCCTCACAGCGCCAAAGCTCAAGTCAGAAATCTCGCTATTTGCTTTCCTATTTCCATTCAGCACAGAGCTGTGGATCGCTGTTTTTACGTCGTTGAATTTTACTGCCATAGCAGTGGCACTGTACGAATGGTTCAGTCCATTCGGCCTGAACCCATGGGGTAGACAACGAAGCAAGAACTTCTCGATAGCTTCTGCTTTGTGGGTAATGTGGGGTCTTCTTTGTGGACATTTGGTCGCCTTCAAGGCACCAAAGTCTTGGCCTAACAAGTTTCTAATCAACATTTGGGGCGGTTTCTCCGTTATCTTCGTGGCTTCCTATACGGCCAATATAGCTGCCCTTATCGCGGGTCTCTTTTTCCACCCTGCAGTGAGCAATTATCATGATAAAAGT TTACTGTTGCAAAGGGTTGGAGCACCAAGAGCATCAGCAGCCGAATACTATGTACAGAAAGCAAACACACAATTGTGGTCTCACATGGCCAGATATTCTTTGTCGAACATCGCCGAGGGCGTggagaaattaagaaatggTACTTTAGATATTCTCATAGCTGATACTCCTATTTTAGATTACTATCGGGCGATAGACGATGGTTGTCGATTACAAAAGATCGGAGACACCATAAATGAAGACACATATGCCGTTGCCCTTACTAAGGGCCATCCTTTGAAAGAAAGTATATCTAAAGTTATAGCTAATTACACGAGCACTGGACTACTAGATATCTTGCAAGAAAAATG GTATGGTGGTTTACCTTGTATtcgaggaagagaaggaaTGGATACTGGCCTTGACCATGAACAAGGGGGACAACCCAGACCTCTGGGTGTAGCTTCTGTTGCCGGCGTATTCTGTCTTCTAGGAATGGGCGTTGTACTTGGTACAATTATTTTAGCTGGAGAACActtgttttacaaatatacgTTGCCCAGATTGAGACATAGACCGGAGGACTCTATATGGCGCAGCCGTAACGTGATGTTCTTCTCACAGAAATTGTATAGATTCATCAATTGCGTGGAGCTGGTGTCGCCACACCACGCTGCCAGAGAACTGGTTCACACGGTACGACAGGGACAGATCGCCTCCCTGTTTCAAAAAAGTGTCAAGCGA AAGGAACACGAACAACGTCGAAGGCGCAAAAGTAAAGCTCAGTTCTTCGAGATGATCCAGGAGATCCGGAG AGTCCAACaagaggaaaaaatagaaactgtATCGGAAGagcaagaaaaagaggaagaggaaaaaactgtaaaaggaagagaaagaagcaaaagCAAGAGCCCTTTGATGCCTCGAAGTCCAAAGAGATCAGAGAAAAGCAGAAGTTCGATCAATTTATCAAGCTCCAGGCTAGGATTGTCTCCGGTCAGCCTGGAGGCCCCAATGAAGCCCAGAGAATTCACTCTGAGCAGCACTAACCTCAGAGCAAGAAGCCCTTTGGAAACAGTAGGTCGTCGCTTGAGCCACGGAGATGGAGGATCACCACCACCGCGTCTAGGCTCTAATTTCGGCGGCAGTGCAACGCTAAGACCCCTAGCGCCAACGAAAAGCGATTCCACCGGAAGTACGACACCAACGATCAAGGGTGAATCCACTGGGGGAGGTGCTCCTACACCCAGATACACGAGAAGTCCTGCAAAACGAGGGCAATCGTTCCCAGTGTTTGCCACGTTGAGGCCACCACACTCGTCCAGCCATCAAATGTCCAAGAGCCCATTATTATCCCCTAATAATGAGCTAACTTCCGCTATCGGACGGAAACTATCTCGTGAATGGGGTTCGGGAACTCTAGATATCAGCAGGTCCTCCGAAACGGTCGCTGGCGGCTGCTCTTATACGCTGAACCAGGAAATGACGTTATCCTTAGAGCGGCCGTCTCATGAGAAGATTCAGAACGATCCCTTACCCATCAAGAAGCCTATAAGAAGAGCCAGAAGCCATGAGAACAGAGACACCGGCAAGCTGATGACCGATCTACCATCACCAAGACTCACCGCTCAACCGGTGGTAGGAGGCCGATCGGtaagcgaacgaacgaaaaagcAGTTAGAGTCCGAATTGAAAGCGATTTTAAGTGCCAGAGCCCACCACCGCGACCTTCATCCCCCTTGA